A genomic window from Bubalus bubalis isolate 160015118507 breed Murrah chromosome X, NDDB_SH_1, whole genome shotgun sequence includes:
- the MED12 gene encoding mediator of RNA polymerase II transcription subunit 12 isoform X2, producing the protein MAAFGILSYEHRPLKRPRLGPPDVYPQDPKQKEDELTALNVKQGFNNQPAVSGDEHGTAKNVNFNPAKISSNFNSIITEKLRCNTLPDIGRRKPQVNQKDNFWLVTARSQSAINTWFTDLAGTKPLTQLAKKVPIFSKKEEVFGYLAKYTVPVMRAAWLIKMTCAYYAAISETKVKKRHIDPFTEWTQIITKCLWEQLQKMAEYYRPGPAGSGGCGSTIGPLPHDVEMAIRQWDYNEKLAMFMFQDGMLDRHEFLTWVLECFEKIRPGEDELLKLLLPLLLRYSGEFVQSAYLSRRLAYFCTRRLALQLDGVSSHSSHVMSAQSTSTLPTTPAPQPPSSSTPSTPFSDLLMCPQHRPLVFGLSCILQTILLCCPSALVWHYSLTDSRIKTGSPLDHLPIAPSNLPMPEGNSAFTQQVRAKLREIEQQIKERGQAVEVRWSFDKCQEATAGFTIGRVLHTLEVLDSHSFERSDFSNSLDSLCNRIFGLGPSKDGHEISSDDDAVVSLLCEWAVSCKRSGRHRAMVVAKLLEKRQAEIEAERCGESEAADEKGSIASGSLSAPSAPIFQDVLLQFLDTQAPMLTDPRSESERVEFFNLVLLFCELIRHDVFSHNMYTCTLISRGDLAFGAPGPRPPSPFDDPADDPERKEAEGSSSSKLEDPGLSESMDIDPSSSVLFEDMEKPDFSLFSPTMPCEGKGSPSPEKPDVEKEVKPPPKEKLEGTLGVLYDQPRHVQYATHFPIPQEESCSHECNQRLVVLFGVGKQRDDARHAIKKITKDILKVLNRKGTAETDQLAPIVPLNPGDLTFLGGEDGQKRRRNRPEAFPTAEDIFAKFQHLSHYDQHQVTAQVSRNVLEQITSFALGMSYHLPLVQHVQFIFDLMEYSLSISGLIDFAIQLLNELSVVEAELLLKSSDLVGSYTTSLCLCIVAVLRHYHACLILNQDQMAQVFEGLCGVVKHGMNRSDGSSAERCILAYLYDLYTSCSHLKSKFGELFSDFCSKVKNTIYCNVEPSESNMRWAPEFMIDTLENPAAHTFTYTGLGKSLSENPANRYSFVCNALMHVCVGHHDSDRVNDIAILCAELTGYCKSLSAEWLGVLKALCCSSNNGTCGFNDLLCNVDVSDLSFHDSLATFVAILIARQCLLLEDLIRCAAIPSLLNAACSEQDSEPGARLTCRILLHLFKTPQLNPCQSDGNKPTVGIRSSCDRHLLAASQNRIVDGAVFAVLKAVFVLGDAELKGSGFTVTGGTEELPEEEGGGGSGSRRQGGRNISVETASLDVYAKYVLRSICQQEWVGERCLKSLCEDSNDLQDPVLSSAQAQRLMQLICYPHRLLDNEDGENPQRQRIKRILQNLDQWTMRQSSLELQLMIKQTPNNEMNSLLENIAKATIEVFQQSAETGSSSGNAASNMPSSSKTKPVLSSLERSGVWLVAPLIAKLPTSVQGHVLKAAGEELENGQHLDSSSRKERDRQKQKSMSLLSQQPFLSLVLTCLKGQDEQREGLLTSLYSQVHQIVTNWRDDQYLDDCKPKQLMHEALKLRLNLVGGMFDTVQRSTQQTTEWAVLLLEIIISGTVDMQSNNELFTTVLDMLSVLINGTLAADMSSISQGSMEENKRAYMNLVKKLRKELAERQSDSLEKVYQLLPLPKPTRDVITCEPQGSLIDTKGNKIAGFDSIFKKEILFPLLQAFKVCVVFSKFQQLTISHFLEQGLQVSTKQKISPWDLFEGLKPSAPLSWGWFGTVRVDRRVARGEEQQRLLLYHTHLRPRPRAYYLEPLPLPPEDEEPPAPTLLEPEKKAPEPPKTDKPGAAPPSTEERKKKSTKGKKRSQPAAKTEDYGMGPGRSGPYGVTVPPDLLHHANPSSISHLSYRQSSIGLYTQNQPLPAGGPRVDPYRPVRLPMQKLPTRPPYPGVLPTTMTGVMGLEPASYKTSVYRQQQPAVPQGQRLRQQLQSQGMLGQSSVHQMTPSSSYGLQTSQGYTPYVSHVGLQQHTGPAGTMVPPSYSSQPYQSTHPSTNPTLVDPTRHLQQRPSGYVHQQAPTYGHGLTSTQRFSHQTLQQTPMIGTMTPLGPQGVQAGIRSASILPEQQQQQQQQQQQQQQQQQQQQQQQQQQQYHIRQQQQQQQILRVRPWDFIWDLGDLGGGGGEESKERHRLFWVVLLLYRVK; encoded by the exons ATGGCGGCCTTTGGGATCTTGAGCTACGAACACCGGCCCCTGAAGCGGCCGCGGCTGGGGCCTCCTGATGTGTACCCTCAAGATCCCAAACAGAAGGAG GATGAATTAACGGCCTTGAATGTAAAACAAGGTTTCAATAACCAGCCTGCTGTCTCTGGGGATGAACATGGCACTGCCAAGAATGTCAACTTTAATCCTGCCAAG ATCAGTTCCAACTTCAACAGCATCATTACAGAGAAGTTACGTTGTAACACCCTCCCTGACATTGGTCGAAGGAAGCCCCAAGTGAACCAGAAGGACAACTTCTGGCTGGTGACTGCACGATCCCAGAGTGCCATTAACACTTGGTTTACTGATCTGGCTGGTACCAAGCCACTCACACAACTAGCCAAAAAG GTCCCCATTTTCAGTAAGAAGGAAGAAGTGTTTGGGTATTTAGCCAAATACACAGTGCCTGTGATGCGGGCCGCCTGGCTCATTAAGATGACCTGTGCCTACTATGCAGCAATCTCAGAGACCAAGGTTAAGAAGAGACATATTGACCCCTTCACAG AATGGACTCAGATCATCACCAAGTGCTTATGGGAGCAGCTTCAAAAGATGGCTGAATACTACCGGCCAGGGCCTGCTGGAAGTGGGGGCTGTGGCTCCACGATAGGGCCCTTGCCCCATGATGTTGAGATGGCAATCCGGCAGTGGGACTACAACGAGAAGCTGGCCATGTTCATGTTTCAG GACGGAATGCTGGACAGACATGAGTTTCTGACCTGGGTACTTGAGTGTTTTGAGAAAATCCGCCCTGGAGAGGATGAATTGCTTAAactgctgctgcctctgctgcttCGA TACTCTGGAGAGTTTGTTCAGTCTGCGTACCTCTCCCGCCGCCTCGCCTACTTCTGTACACGGAGACTGGCCCTGCAGCTGGATGGTGTGAGCAGTCACTCATCTCATGTGATGTCTGCTCAGTCGACAAGCACACTGCCCACCACCCCTGCTCCTCAGCCCCCAAGTAGCAGCACACCCTCTACACCCTTTAGTGACCTGCTTATGTGCCCTCAGCACCGGCCCCTAGTTTTTGGCCTCAGCTGTATCCTTCAG ACCATCCTGCTGTGTTGTCCTAGTGCCCTGGTTTGGCACTATTCACTGACTGATAGTCGAATCAAGACTGGCTCACCACTTGACCACCTGCCTATTGCCCCCTCCAACCTGCCCATGCCAGAGGGCAACAGTGCCTTCACTCAGCAG GTCCGTGCAAAGTTGCGGGAGATCGAGCAACAGATCAAGGAACGAGGACAGGCCGTTGAGGTTCGCTGGTCTTTTGATAAGTGCCAGGAAGCTACTGCAG GCTTCACCATTGGACGAGTACTCCATACTTTGGAAGTGTTGGACAGCCATAGTTTTGAACGCTCTGACTTCAGCAACTCTCTTGATTCCCTCTGTAATCGAATCTTTGGATTGGGGCCTAGCAAGGATGGGCACGAG ATCTCCTCAGATGATGATGCAGTGGTATCATTACTGTGTGAATGGGCTGTCAGCTGCAAGCGTTCTGGTCGGCATCGTGCGATGGTGGTAGCCAAgctgctggagaagagacaggcagAGATTGAGGCTGAG CGTTGTGGAGAATCGGAAGCTGCAGATGAGAAGGGTTCCATTGCCTCTGGCTCCCTTTCTGCTCCCAGTGCTCCCATTTTCCAAGATGTCCTCTTACAGTTTCTGGATACACAGGCTCCCATGCTGA cGGACCCCCGAAGTGAGAGTGAACGAGTGGAATTCTTTAACTTGGTACTGCTGTTCTGTGAACTGATTCGACATGATGTTTTCTCCCACAACATGTACACTTGCACCCTCATCTCCCGAGGGGACCTTGCCTTCGGAGCCCCTGGTCCCCGGCCTCCCTCTCCCTTTGATGACCCAGCTGATGACCCAGAGCGCAAGGAGGCtgagggcagcagcagcagcaagctggag GATCCAGGGCTCTCAGAGTCTATGGACATTGACCCTAGCTCCAGTGTGCTCTTTGAGGACATGGAAAAGCCTGATTTCTCA TTGTTCTCCCCTACTATGCCCTGTGAGGGGAAGGGCAGTCCATCCCCTGAGAAACCAGATGTTGAGAAGGAGGTGAAGCCCCCACCCAAGGAGAAGCTAGAAGGAACCCTTGGGGTTCTTTATGACCAGCCACGGCATGTGCAGTATGCCACACACTTTCCCATCCCCCAG GAGGAGTCATGCAGCCATGAGTGCAACCAGCGGTTGGTCGTACTGTTTGGGGTGGGAAAGCAGCGAGATGATGCCCGCCATGCCATCAAGAAAATTACCAAGGATATCCTGAAGGTTCTGAACCGCAAGGGGACAGCAGAAACTG ACCAGCTTGCTCCTATTGTGCCTCTGAATCCTGGAGACCTGACATTCTTAG GTGGGGAGGATGGACAGAAGCGGCGACGAAACCGACCTGAAGCTTTTCCCACTGCCGAGGATATCTTTGCTAAGTTCCAGCACCTTTCACATTATGACCAACACCAGGTCACGGCTCAG GTCTCCCGGAATGTTCTGGAGCAGATCACGAGCTTTGCCCTTGGCATGTCATACCACTTGCCTCTGGTGCAGCATGTGCAGTTTATCTTCGACCTCATGGAATATTCACTCAGCATCAGTGGCCTCATCGACTTTGCCATTCAG CTGCTGAATGAACTGAGTGTAGTCGAGGCCGAACTGCTTCTCAAATCCTCAGATCTGGTGGGCAGCTACACCACCAGCCTGTGCCTGTGCATCGTGGCTGTCCTGCGCCACTATCACGCCTGCCTCATCCTCAACCAGGACCAGATGGCACAGGTCTTTGAGGG GCTGTGTGGCGTAGTTAAGCATGGGATGAACCGATCCGATGGTTCCTCTGCAGAACGCTGTATCCTTGCATATCTCTATGATCTGTACACCTCCTGTAGCCATTTAAAGAGCAAATTTGGGGAACTCTTCAG CGACTTCTGCTCCAAGGTAAAGAATACCATCTACTGCAACGTGGAGCCGTCAGAGTCCAACATGCGCTGGGCACCCGAGTTCATGATCGACACTTTAGAGAACCCCGCCGCTCACACCTTCACCTACACAGGGCTAGGCAAGAGTCTTAGTGAGAACCCTGCTAACCGCTACAGCTTTGTCTGCAATGCCCTTATGCACGTCTGTGTGGGGCACCATGATTCGGATAG GGTGAATGACATCGCCATCCTGTGTGCAGAGCTGACCGGCTATTGCAAGTCACTGAGTGCAGAGTGGCTGGGAGTGCTTAAGGCCTTGTGCTGCTCCTCTAACAATGGCACTTGTGGTTTCAACGACCTCCTCTGCAATGTAGAT GTCAGTGACCTGTCTTTTCACGACTCCCTGGCCACTTTTGTTGCCATCCTCATCGCTCGGCAGTGTTTGCTCCTGGAGGATCTGATTCGCTGTGCGGCCATCCCTTCACTCCTTAATGCTG CTTGCAGTGAACAGGACTCTGAGCCAGGGGCCCGGCTTACCTGCCGCATCCTCCTCCACCTTTTCAAGACACCTCAACTCAATCCTTGCCAATCGGATGGAA ACAAGCCTACTGTAGGAATCCGCTCCTCCTGTGACCGCCACCTGCTGGCTGCCTCCCAGAACCGCATCGTGGATGGAGCTGTGTTTGCTGTTCTCAAGGCTGTGTTTGTACTTG GGGATGCGGAACTGAAGGGTTCGGGCTTCACTGTGACAGGAGGAACAGAAGAACTtccagaggaggagggaggaggtggcaGTGGCAGTCGGAGGCAGGGTGGCCGCAACATCTCTGTGGAGACAGCCAGTCTGGATGTCTATGCCAAGTACGTGCTACGCAGCATCTGCCAGCAG GAATGGGTAGGAGAACGTTGCCTTAAATCGCTGTGTGAGGACAGCAATGACCTGCAAGACCCAGTGTTGAGCAGTGCCCAGGCCCAGCGCCTCATGCAGCTTATCTGCTACCCACATCGGCTGCTGGACAATGAGGATGGGGAAAACCCGCAGCGGCAACGCATTAAGCGTATTCTCCAG AACTTGGACCAGTGGACCATGCGCCAGTCTTCGTTGGAACTGCAGCTCATGATCAAGCAGACCCCTAACAAT GAGATGAACTCCCTCTTAGAGAACATCGCCAAGGCCACAATCGAGGTTTTCCAACAGTCTGCAGAGACAGGGTCATCTTCTGGAAATGCTGCAAGCAACATGCCCAGCAGCAGCAAGACCAAGCCTGTGCTCAG CTCCCTAGAACGCTCGGGTGTATGGCTGGTGGCTCCTCTCATTGCCAAACTGCCCACCTCAGTCCAGGGGCATGTGTTAAAGGCTGCTGGGGAAGAATTGGAGAACGGCCAGCACCTGGACTCCTCTTCCCGCAAAGAACGTGATCGACAAAAGCAAAAGAG CATGTCTCTGTTGAGCCAGCAGCCCTTCTTATCCCTGGTGCTGACATGTCTGAAGGGGCAGGATGAGCAGCGTGAGGGACTCCTTACCTCGCTCTACAGCCAGGTCCACCAG ATTGTGACTAATTGGAGAGATGACCAGTATTTAGACGATTGCAAACCAAAGCAGCTAATGCATGAGGCACTCAAACTGCGGCTCAACCTG GTGGGGGGCATGTTTGACACAGTGCAGCGCAGCACCCAGCAGACCACGGAGTGGGCTGTGCTCCTCCTGGAGATCATCATCAGCGGCACTGTCGACATGCAGTCCAACAA CGAGCTCTTCACCACTGTCCTGGACATGCTAAGCGTGCTCATCAATGGGACCCTAGCTGCAGACATGTCCAGCATCTCCCAGGGCAGCATGGAGGAAAACAAACGTGCCTACATGAACCTGGTGAAGAAGCTGCGG AAAGAGTTGGCGGAACGCCAGTCGGATAGTCTGGAAAAAGTTTACCAGCTGCTGCCACTGCCCAAGCCGACTCGAGATGTGATCACGTGTGAGCCGCAGGGCTCCCTTATTGACACCAAGGGGAACAAGATTGCTGGCTTCGACTCCATCTTCAAGAAGGAG ATACTTTTCCCTCTCCTGCAAGCCTTCAAGGTCTGTgttgtattttccaagtttcagCAGCTCactatttctcattttctggaGCAGGGTCTTCAGGTTTCCACCAAACAAAAGATCTCTCCCTGGGATCTTTTTGAGGGCTTGAAGCCATCAGCGCCACTGTCTTGGGGCTGGTTTGGAACAGTCCGGGTGGACCGGCGCGTGGCCCGTGGAGAGGAGCAGCAGCGGCTGCTGCTGTACCACACACACCTGAGGCCCCGGCCCCGCGCCTACTACCTGGAGCCACTGCCACTGCCTCCAGAAGACGAGgaaccccctgcccccaccctgctaGAGCCTGAAAAAAAGGCTCCAGAGCCCCCCAAAACTGACAAACCTGGAGCTGCTCCACCCAGCACTGAGGAACGCAAGAAGAAGTCCACCAAGGGCAAGAAGCGCAGCCAGCCTGCCGCCAAGACGGAA GACTATGGAATGGGCCCAGGCCGAAGTGGCCCCTACGGAGTGACAGTGCCTCCAGACCTCCTGCACCATGCCAACCCTAGCTCCATCTCCCACCTTAGCTACAGGCAGAGCTCCATAGGCCTCTACACCCAGAACCAGCCACTGCCAGCAG GTGGCCCCCGTGTGGATCCATACCGCCCTGTGCGGTTACCGATGCAGAAGCTGCCTACCCGCCCACCTTACCCTGGAGTGCTGCCCACGACCATGACTGGTGTCATGGGACTGGAACCTGCCTCCTACAAGACGTCTGTGTACCGACAGCAGCAGCCTGCAGTGCCCCAAGGACAGCGCCTTCGCCAACAGCTCCAG AGTCAAGGGATGTTGGGACAGTCATCTGTCCATCAGATGACTCCCAGTTCTTCGTACGGTTTGCAGACCTCCCAG ggCTATACTCCTTATGTTTCTCATGTGGGATTGCAGCAACACACAGGCCCTGCAGGTACCATGGTGCCCCCCAGCTACTCCAGCCAGCCTTACCAGAGCACCCACCCTTCTACCAATCCTACTCTTGTAGATCCTACTCGCCACCTGCAGCAGCGGCCCAGTGGCTATGTGCACCAGCAGGCCCCAACCTACGGACATGGGCTGACCTCCACTCAAAG GTTTTCCCACCAGACACTGCAGCAAACACCCATGATAGGCACCATGAccccactgggcccccagggtgTCCAGGCCGGCATCCGGTCGGCTTCCATCCtgcctgagcagcagcagcagcagcagcagcagcagcagcaacagcagcaacagcagcagcagcagcagcagcagcagcagcagcaacagtaccATAtccggcagcagcagcagcagcagcagatcctgCGGGTAAGGCCCTGGGATTTCATCTGGGACCTGGGAGacctaggaggaggaggaggggaagagagcaAGGAGAGGCACAGGCTCTTCTGGGTGGTTctcctattatatagagtgaagtaa